A single region of the Sorghum bicolor cultivar BTx623 chromosome 7, Sorghum_bicolor_NCBIv3, whole genome shotgun sequence genome encodes:
- the LOC8069878 gene encoding pirin-like protein → MSAATACMPLVPPSPLHGSSAAMAAAVERRQQPGAMETTKTAGSEGTVVVKSHGNDQDCAGDDDGDVTMSRPRAVVQTLTCERKPFSEGFALWRSIGRPELPELDPILSFDEFEFSAPAGFPDHPHRGFENVTYMLEGGISYHDFSGHKGTINTGDVQWLTAGRGVVHAEMPAGEGVQRGINIWINLSAADKMVEPRYQDLASHDIPTAVTADGVSVKVIAGECLGTRSLLRPRTPALCLDVALRPRARLRQPIPRGWSACAYVIHGEAAFFGGSASDGGATTVTTAAARTLVVFGNEGDGDCVEVRGADASAGQQDGARVMLVAARPHNEAVVRDGPFVMNTREEVEQAREDYRRRRNGFEMADGWTSDHASTVATH, encoded by the exons ATGTCTGCCGCCACTGCTTGCATGCCCCTGGTCCCTCCGTCTCCTCTCCATGGAtcatcggcggcaatggcggcggCCGTTGAGAGGCGGCAGCAGCCCGGTGCCATGGAGACCACCAAGACCGCCGGTTCCGAGGGAACGGTCGTCGTCAAGAG CCATGGCAACGATCAGGACTGTGCcggggacgacgacggcgacgtgaCGATGAGCAGGCCGCGGGCGGTGGTCCAGACACTGACCTGCGAGCGCAAGCCCTTCTCTGAGGGCTTCGCGCTCTGGCGGAGCATCGGCAG GCCTGAGCTTCCGGAACTGGATCCTATCTTGTCCTTCGACGAGTTCGAGT TTTCTGCGCCAGCTGGCTTTCCTGACCATCCTCACagag GATTTGAGAATGTTACCTATATGCTCGAG GGAGGCATCAGTTACCATGACTTTTCAGGCCACAAGGGAACAATCAACACAGGAGACGTTCAG TGGCTGACGGCGGGGCGCGGCGTGGTGCACGCGGAGATGCCCGCCGGCGAGGGCGTGCAGCGGGGCATCAACATCTGGATCAACCTTTCCGCCGCCGACAAGAT GGTGGAGCCGAGGTACCAGGACCTGGCGAGCCACGACATCCCCACCGCCGTCACCGCCGACGGCGTCTCCGTCAAGGTCATCGCGGGCGAGTGCCTCGGAACGCGATCCCTGCTCCGGCCACGCACCCCGGCGCTGTGTCTCGACGTCGCACTACGGCCCAGGGCGCGCCTGCGCCAGCCCATCCCGCGCGGGTGGAGCGCATGCGCGTACGTCATCCACGGCGAGGCCGCCTTCTTCGGCGGCAGTGCCAGTGACGGCGGCGCCACTACcgtcaccaccgccgccgcacgCACGCTCGTCGTGTTCGGCAACGAAGGTGACGGCGACTGCGTGGAGGTGCGGGGGGCTGATGCATCAGCGGGGCAGCAGGACGGCGCGAGGGTCATGCTGGTGGCGGCGCGGCCGCACAACGAAGCGGTGGTAAGGGACGGGCCCTTCGTCATGAACACCCGGGAGGAGGTGGAACAGGCACGGGAGGactaccgccgccgccgcaatgGCTTCGAGATGGCTGATGGCTGGACCTCCGACCACGCATCCACTGTTGCAACACATTGA